One genomic window of Kosmotoga olearia TBF 19.5.1 includes the following:
- a CDS encoding VWA domain-containing protein, with protein MKIVNLSALILFLALFTSSFSGQISGIDLKHYPLVSFYISSDATIDCVKEDGIEVDFWFKTPDKAFISDMDIVIVLDSSGSMRNVIGIMDDLMEKAIKKLKEEGLRLRYALVTFGDEIRELKGFTSRDDVFISWLRDVVPFGGGDDPEISLDALSMASNLPFDVKAKKVIVLITNAPAHFVEDGTAYSNVSVNGLIDELNGKGVELLLLVPPEPEYVKISESLGGKFFNIFKIAGPNKAFEELANLNFRTRLVEFRTPNFDFDRKHFIEVSAGDKILTASYTSPERLNSPPVIDSFSAIPPIVYPGENVRLSVDAHDPDGDALNYNWKLNGELLNATSTELLITPEATGVYVMECHVSDGRLSNDSKVSFRVIDKPKSVIIEKTVKKIVQPQVQQQAAIDITELQERFGITIKTKLVEDIDGDGTREIIAGTGATDKGTLYLFNEKGELLWKVKLSDDSVFWPDDSFEITRIRIGDVNDDGRSEIVVVLNHVPWFPSILAVVSLEGIVEGRYYHPGHLKELYVIDLNGDGISEIVFAGENAEFDYQTVVGILDGRKVSGQAIPYYGLGQRKAEEIFYKVFEKAKGFQNLEIKEKTIVFIDESGKKFPIENIW; from the coding sequence ATGAAAATCGTTAACCTGTCAGCGTTAATTTTATTTCTGGCTCTATTCACCAGTTCGTTCTCTGGACAGATATCCGGGATTGACCTGAAACATTATCCTCTAGTTTCTTTTTACATCTCTTCCGACGCAACCATAGATTGTGTTAAAGAGGACGGAATAGAAGTTGACTTCTGGTTTAAAACACCGGACAAAGCTTTTATCTCCGATATGGATATTGTTATCGTTCTGGATTCTTCAGGAAGCATGAGAAATGTAATTGGAATTATGGATGATCTCATGGAAAAGGCCATCAAGAAATTAAAAGAAGAAGGGCTTCGACTACGCTATGCGTTAGTTACCTTCGGAGATGAGATAAGAGAGCTGAAAGGTTTTACTTCCCGCGACGATGTGTTTATTAGCTGGCTTAGAGATGTTGTGCCTTTTGGTGGCGGAGATGATCCCGAGATATCTCTGGATGCCCTTTCTATGGCCTCTAATCTTCCTTTCGATGTCAAAGCGAAAAAAGTAATTGTGCTGATCACCAACGCTCCTGCACACTTTGTTGAAGACGGAACTGCTTACTCGAATGTTTCGGTCAATGGGTTGATTGACGAACTGAACGGAAAAGGGGTGGAACTGTTATTACTCGTCCCACCAGAACCCGAATACGTGAAAATTTCTGAAAGTTTAGGTGGAAAGTTCTTCAACATTTTCAAGATAGCTGGTCCGAACAAAGCTTTCGAAGAGCTGGCAAACCTTAATTTCAGAACGAGACTCGTTGAATTCCGAACACCTAACTTCGATTTCGACAGAAAGCACTTTATAGAAGTCTCTGCAGGTGATAAGATACTTACAGCCAGTTATACTTCTCCGGAAAGACTTAACTCCCCGCCGGTCATAGATAGCTTTTCAGCGATTCCTCCCATCGTGTATCCAGGTGAAAACGTAAGATTATCCGTTGACGCCCACGATCCTGATGGTGACGCATTGAACTACAATTGGAAATTAAATGGTGAATTGCTCAATGCAACCTCCACCGAACTTTTAATAACACCGGAAGCCACCGGAGTGTATGTAATGGAGTGTCATGTCAGTGATGGAAGGCTTTCTAATGACTCAAAGGTGAGTTTCAGGGTCATAGATAAACCCAAATCGGTGATTATCGAAAAAACCGTTAAAAAGATCGTGCAGCCTCAGGTACAACAACAAGCAGCAATCGATATAACAGAACTTCAAGAAAGATTTGGAATCACCATAAAAACAAAACTCGTAGAAGATATCGATGGAGACGGGACAAGGGAAATAATTGCAGGAACCGGTGCTACAGATAAGGGAACCCTCTACCTATTCAATGAAAAAGGCGAACTATTGTGGAAGGTAAAATTAAGTGATGACTCCGTTTTCTGGCCTGACGATTCTTTTGAAATCACCAGAATTCGAATCGGCGATGTAAATGACGACGGCCGATCGGAGATTGTTGTCGTGTTGAACCATGTTCCGTGGTTCCCTTCCATATTAGCAGTGGTATCTCTCGAGGGCATTGTAGAAGGTAGATACTATCACCCTGGGCATCTAAAAGAGCTTTACGTTATCGATCTAAACGGCGACGGTATTAGCGAAATCGTCTTTGCCGGAGAGAACGCTGAGTTTGATTACCAGACAGTTGTTGGCATTTTAGATGGTCGGAAGGTTTCTGGCCAGGCAATACCATACTATGGGCTGGGCCAACGAAAAGCTGAAGAGATTTTTTACAAAGTATTTGAAAAAGCTAAGGGGTTCCAGAACCTTGAAATAAAGGAGAAAACAATTGTTTTCATCGATGAATCAGGTAAGAAATTTCCGATAGAAAACATTTGGTAG